A genomic window from Plasmodium coatneyi strain Hackeri chromosome 13, complete sequence includes:
- a CDS encoding Deoxyhypusine synthase, whose product MMNQGAFKEVNKIRSESDDGESSDEKSGIDDAKSSVFVKSNQIPENTDVVEGMNFEKEINLHEFVNQYKYMGFQATNLGIGIDEVNKMIHFKYAEGREGTQDDQDLDNGSKCQAMPKKKKCLIWLSFTSNMISSGLREIFVYLAKKKFIDVVVTTAGGVEEDIIKCFSKTYLGDFNLNGKKLRKKGWNRIGNLIVPNDNYCKFEDWLQPILNKMLHEQNRKNEELFLKKLEKRRRRKEQEGKNASSSPPCNPSCDSSDEDESDLFYLSPSEFINKLGEEINDESSLIYWCHKNDIPVFCPGLTDGSLGDNLFFHNYGKKIKNNLILDIVKDIKKINSLALNCKKSGIIILGGGLPKHHVCNANLMRNGADFAVYVNTANEYDGSDSGANTTEALSWGKIKAGHTNNHVKVFGDATILFPLMVLNTFYLHDQRGKHTSGEAETRIITQ is encoded by the coding sequence ATGATGAACCAGGGGGCATTTAAAGAGGTCAACAAAATCAGAAGCGAAAGCGACGATGGAGAGAGCAGCGATGAGAAAAGCGGAATCGATGACGCCAAGTCGTCTGTGTTTGTTAAGTCGAACCAAATTCCCGAGAACACAGATGTGGTAGAAGGTATGAATttcgaaaaagaaataaatttgCACGAGTTTGTAAACCAGTACAAGTACATGGGGTTCCAGGCCACCAACTTGGGTATAGGAATTGACGaggtgaacaaaatgatTCATTTTAAGTATGCAGAGGGGAGAGAAGGGACACAGGATGACCAAGATCTGGACAATGGTAGCAAGTGTCAAGccatgccaaaaaaaaaaaaatgcctaaTCTGGCTATCCTTCACCTCAAACATGATATCTAGCGGGCTGCGTGAAATATTCGTGTACCTCGCAAAGAAGAAGTTCATAGACGTGGTGGTGACCACAGCTGGGGGAGTGGAAGAAGACATTATCAAGTGCTTCTCCAAAACGTACTTGGGCGATTTTAATCTTAACGGGAAAaagttaaggaaaaaggggtggAACAGAATAGGCAATTTAATTGTCCCAAATGATAATTACTGCAAATTTGAGGACTGGCTCCAGCCCATACTGAATAAAATGTTACACGaacagaacagaaaaaatgaagaactctttttgaaaaagttggaaaaacggaggaggagaaaagagcaagaaggaaaaaatgcgtCGTCATCCCCGCCTTGCAATCCCTCGTGTGACAGTTCCGATGAAGACGAATCGGACTTGTTCTACTTAAGCCCCTCCGAGTTCATAAACAAACtgggggaggaaataaaCGATGAAAGTTCCCTCATATATTGGTGCCATAAAAATGACATCCCTGTATTCTGCCCCGGGTTAACAGATGGATCCTTGGGggataatttattttttcacaattatgggaaaaaaataaaaaataatctaATTTTAGACATTGTAAAGGATATTAAGAAGATTAACTCTTTGGCGTTAAATTGTAAGAAGTCTGGGATTATCATTTTGGGAGGGGGTCTACCGAAACATCACGTTTGTAACGCCAATTTGATGAGAAACGGAGCCGATTTTGCAGTGTATGTAAACACGGCTAATGAATACGACGGCAGTGATAGTGGCGCAAATACTACGGAAGCTTTATCGTGGGGGAAGATTAAGGCGGGTCACACGAACAAC